A stretch of Dermochelys coriacea isolate rDerCor1 chromosome 6, rDerCor1.pri.v4, whole genome shotgun sequence DNA encodes these proteins:
- the PTPRJ gene encoding receptor-type tyrosine-protein phosphatase eta isoform X1 — protein sequence MKQPGQLFLRLLLLLCFAKVKPAAACLKACSSVNANATMTEINIDTFPENFTISNVTFANGTLFQDSPLNNSIGGLSPGVQYIINFKNGTESCCKNITTMPSPVFNIEVFNVSTDKVSLTWENKDVAASEYSYRILIENKPSSTRNITVNSRKAVISDLNPGTFYNFTIFPLAADNKTEGDPNSASIYTMPSPVFNIEVFNVSTDKVSLTWENKDVAASEYSYRILIENKPSSTRNITVNSRKAVISDLNPGTFYNFTIFPLAADNKTEGDPNSASIYTMPSPVFNIEVSNVSTDEVSLTWENKDVAASEYSYRILIENKPSSTRNITVNSKKAVISDLNPGTFYNFTIFPLAADNKTEGDPNSTSIYTMPSPVFNIEVFNVSTDKVSLTWENKDAAASEYSYRILIENKPSSTRNITVNSRKAVISDLNPGTFYNFTIFPLAADNKTEGDPNSASIYTMPSPVFNIEVSNVSTDEVSLTWENKDVAASEYSYRIVIENKPSSTRNITVNSRKAVISGLNPGTFYNFTIFPLAADNKTEGAPNSTSIYTRPSPVFDLQVINVSTTEVNLRWQNNDTYASQYTYIVVLEGNGFLTNKSNTYQLTNSTFEARITSLNPGTSYTFTVFPQAGDKITEGNRKNITNCTDAAPVSSFNCTPVTKEPKLTVKWERPAGNSTGFSINTFNDAWSNETLVLSGNLDTTITNLNYSTSYSVRIITRSCGKESLPVEITCVTSITDPPAPGEEPNIMSITHKSFKIQVNAFESKNGPLTAYAIVITTAKEGTELPNSSLSYTYNDFQEKKTNTYVTVVINATQKRAFSSRSDSSQYVMEVGNSATWCGYYNAPLEPLGSYRASVAGFTKIEFNSSDGGRIVEERSYVSFTPYSQAITLPQDPDVIIGAVVGCILGAVAIAAVVGFIFWRRRRKDGKNSELPFSPIRPKKSNSIKVESFESYFKKQQADSNCGFAEEYEELRSVGIHQPKFAAELTENRGKNRYNNVLPYDISRVKLSIQTHPTDDYINANYMPGYNSKKEFIAAQGPLPNTVQDFWRMIWEKNIYAIVMLTKCVEQGRTKCEEYWPDKGSNYYDNITVTLVSEYVLPEWTIRDFTVEDNDATESHTVRQFHFTSWPDHGVPETTDLLINFRHLVQENMSHSPPDSPTLVHCSAGVGRTGTFIAIDRLIQQIEMENTSDVYGIVYDLRMHRPLMVQTEDQYVFLNQCVLDIIKSQRNKKSDLIYQNTTAMAIYENFGPTPGFEKANGYHT from the exons TGCCGAGTCCAGTGTTTAACATCGAGGTTTTCAATGTCAGTACAGACAAAGTGTCTTTAACCTGGGAAAACAAAGATGTTGCTGCTTCTGAGTACAGTTACAGGATACTCATTGAAAATAAACCTTCATCCACTAGGAACATAACAGTCAATTCCAGGAAAGCTGTAATTTCAGACTTAAATCCTGGTACATTTTACAATTTCACAATATTTCCACTCGCAGCAGATAACAAGACTGAAGGAGACCCAAATTCAGCGTCCATTTATACAA TGCCGAGTCCAGTGTTTAACATCGAGGTTTTCAATGTCAGTACAGACAAAGTGTCTTTAACCTGGGAAAACAAAGATGTTGCTGCTTCTGAGTACAGTTACAGGATACTCATTGAAAATAAACCTTCATCCACTAGGAACATAACAGTCAATTCCAGGAAAGCTGTAATTTCAGACTTAAATCCTGGTACATTTTACAATTTCACAATATTTCCACTCGCAGCAGATAACAAGACTGAAGGAGACCCAAATTCAGCGTCCATTTATACAA TGCCGAGTCCAGTGTTTAACATCGAGGTTTCCAATGTCAGTACAGACGAAGTGTCTTTAACCTGGGAAAACAAAGATGTTGCTGCTTCTGAGTACAGTTACAGGATACTCATTGAAAATAAACCTTCATCCACTAGGAACATAACAGTCAATTCCAAGAAAGCTGTAATTTCAGACTTGAATCCTGGTACATTTTACAATTTCACAATATTTCCACTCGCAGCAGATAACAAGACTGAAGGAGACCCAAATTCAACGTCCATTTATACAA TGCCGAGTCCAGTGTTTAACATCGAGGTTTTCAATGTCAGTACAGACAAAGTGTCTTTAACCTGGGAAAACaaagatgctgctgcttctgagtaCAGTTACAGGATACTCATTGAAAATAAACCTTCATCCACTAGGAACATAACAGTCAATTCCAGGAAAGCTGTAATTTCAGACTTAAATCCTGGTACATTTTACAATTTCACAATATTTCCACTCGCAGCAGATAACAAGACTGAAGGAGACCCAAATTCAGCATCCATTTATACAA TGCCGAGTCCAGTGTTTAACATCGAGGTTTCCAATGTCAGTACAGATGAAGTGTCTTTAACTTGGGAAAACAAAGATGTTGCTGCTTCTGAGTACAGTTACAGGATAGTCATTGAAAATAAACCTTCATCCACTAGGAACATAACAGTCAATTCCAGGAAAGCTGTAATTTCAGGCTTAAATCCTGGTACATTTTACAATTTCACAATATTTCCACTCGCAGCAGATAACAAGACTGAAGGAGCCCCAAATTCAACGTCCATTTATACAA gaCCCAGTCCAGTATTTGACCTCCAAGTTATAAATGTCAGCACAACAGAAGTAAACTTAAGATGGCAAAACAATGACACATATGCTTCTCAATACACTTACATAGTAGTCTTAGAAGGAAATGGATTTCTAACTAATAAAAGCAATACATATCAACTCACAAATTCTACGTTTGAGGCTAGAATTACCAGTTTAAACCCTGGCACCTCCTATACATTCACGGTTTTTCCACAAGCAGGTGATAAAATAACAGAAGGAAACCGAAAAAACATAACTAACTGTACAG ATGCTGCACCAGTGTCTTCATTTAACTGTACACCAGTGACTAAAGAGCCCAAGTTAACAGTAAAGTGGGAGCGCCCTGCTGGTAACAGTACTGGCTTCAGCATTAATACATTCAATGATGCCTGGAGCAATGAAACACTGGTTTTGTCTGGTAACCTAGATACAACTATAACAAATTTAAATTATTCCACCTCCTACAGTGTTAGGATTATAACCCGTTCATGTGGGAAAGAAAGCCTTCCAGTGGAAATAACATGTGTTACAAGTATCACCG ACCCACCTGCTCCAGGAGAAGAGCCTAATATTATGTCAATCACTCACAAGTCCTTTAAAATTCAGGTCAATGCGTTTGAGTCAAAAAATGGACCGCTAACGGCCTATGCAATAGTAATCACAACAGCTAAAG AGGGCACTGAACTTCCAAATAGCAGCTTGAGTTATACATACAACGACTtccaggaaaagaaaacaaacacttaCGTAACAGTTGTCATAAACGCTACACAAAAGAGAGCCTTTTCCTCCCGTTCAGATAGTTCGCAATATGTAATGGAAGTAGGAAATTCAGCCACATGGTGTGGCTATTACAATGCGCCGCTGGAACCACTTGGTTCATACCG GGCGAGTGTTGCAGGTTTCACTAAAATTGAATTTAACAGTAGTGATGGTGGACGTATTGTTGAAGAGAGAAGCTATGTATCATTTACACCTTATTCTCAGGCAATTACGTTACCCCAGGATCCAG ATGTCATCATTGGAGCTGTTGTTGGATGTATTTTGGGTGCTGTGGCTATAGCTGCTGTAGTGGGATTCATTTTCTGGAGACGGAGAAG gaaagatggaaaaaatagTGAGCTACCCTTTTCCCCAATTAG ACCCAAGAA aTCCAACTCAATTAAAGTTGAAAGCTTTGAGTCCTACTTTAAGAAACAGCAAGCTGACTCGAACTGTGGATTTGCTGAAGAGTACGAA GAACTGAGGTCGGTGGGCATTCATCAGCCTAAATTTGCAGCTGAACTTACTGagaacagaggaaaaaataggTACAATAATGTCTTGCCAT atgacatttcCCGTGTTAAACTTTCGATCCAAACCCATCCAACTGATGATTATATTAATGCAAACTATATGCCT ggaTACAACTCCAAGAAAGAATTTATTGCTGCACAAGGCCCCCTACCCAACACTGTGCAAGACTTCTGGCGCATGATTTGGGAAAAAAATATCTATGCTATTGTTATGTTGACAAAATGTGTTGAACAAGGCAGG ACAAAATGTGAGGAATATTGGCCAGACAAAGGATCCAATTATTAtgataacattactgtaacattGGTCTCAGAGTATGTCCTTCCAGAATGGACAATAAGAGACTTCACAGTGGAAGAC AATGATGCAACTGAAAGCCACACTGTACGCCAATTCCATTTCACTTCTTGGCCTGACCATGGTGTTCCAGAGACAACAGACCTTCTTATTAACTTTAGACATCTGGTACAGGAAAACATGAGCCACAGTCCTCCAGATTCTCCTACTCTGGTGCACTGCAG TGCTGGTGTTGGCAGGACAGGTACTTTCATTGCAATTGACCGTCTGATCCAGCAAATAGAAATGGAGAACACCAGTGATGTGTATGGAATAGTATATGATCTTCGAATGCATCGACCTTTAATGGTGCAAACAGAG gACCAGTATGTCTtcctaaaccagtgtgttttggaCATTATTAAAtcccaaagaaacaaaaaatcagacCTTATCTACCAAAACACAACAGCAATGGCAATCTATGAAAATTTTGGACCAACACCAGGTTTTGAGAAGGCAAATGGCTACCACACATAA